One Heptranchias perlo isolate sHepPer1 chromosome 31, sHepPer1.hap1, whole genome shotgun sequence DNA segment encodes these proteins:
- the slc25a25b gene encoding calcium-binding mitochondrial carrier protein SCaMC-2-B isoform X2, producing MLCLCLYVPVPDTLEREFEYFESGRLPAELKSLFRLSLFIPSQELSTYRQWRQKIVKAGDKDCDGQLDFEEFVHYLKDHEKKLRLVFKSLDKKNDGKIDAQEIMQSLRDLGVHISEQQAEKILKRMDKNGTMTIDWNEWRDYHLLHPADNIPEIILYWKHSTIFDVGESLTIPDEFTEEEKQTGMWWRQLVAGGGAGAVSRTCTAPLDRLKVLMQVHASKSNNMCIAGGFGHMIKEGGLRSLWRGNGINAIKIAPESALKFMAYEQIKRLIGSDQQTLGIQERLIAGSLAGAIAQSTIYPMEVLKTRLALRKTGQYSGMLNCAKHIFKKEGITAFYKGYIPNMLGIIPYAGIDLAIYETLKNSWLQRYAIDSADPGVFVLLACGTISSTCGQLASYPLALVRTRMQAQATTEGAPQHTMVGLFRHILSTEGAIGLYRGLAPNFMKVIPAVSISYVVYENLKMTLGVTSR from the exons ATGCTGTGCCTATGTTTATATGTACCAGTGCCAGACACTTTGGAAAGGGAATTTGAATACTTTGAATCAGGACGGCTGCCTGCTGAGCTAAAATCGTTGTTCAGGCTCAGCCTTTTCATCCCTTCACAGGAGTTATCAACCTATCGTCAGTGGAGACAG aaaattgTAAAAGCTGGTGACAAAGACTGTGATGGCCAACTGGATTTCGAAGAATTTGTTCATTATTTAAAAGACCATGAGAAGAAACTCCGACTGGTTTTCAAAAGCCTGGATAAGAAAAATGATG GTAAAATTGATGCACAAGAAATCATGCAGTCATTGCgtgaccttggagtgcacatCTCAGAGCAACAGGCAGAGAAGATCCTGAAACG tatGGATAAAAATGGAACAATGACAATTGACTGGAATGAGTGGCGAGATTATCACCTTCTGCATCCAGCGGACAACATTCCTGAAATAATCCTGTACTGGAAGCACTCCACA ATCTTTGATGTAGGTGAGAGTTTAACGATTCCAGATGAGTTCACAGAGGAGGAGAAGCAAACGGGGATGTGGTGGCGACAGTTGGTAGCGGGAGGAGGTGCGGGTGCTGTGTCCAGAACATGCACAGCCCCACTTGACCGGCTCAAGGTGCTCATGCAG GTTCATGCTTCCAAATCCAACAATATGTGCATTGCGGGAGGATTTGGCCACATGATTAAAGAAGGAGGGTTGCGGTCTTTGTGGAGAGgaaatggaatcaatgcaatcaaAATTGCACCCGAGTCTGCACTCAAATTCATGGCATACGAACAG ATAAAGAGATTAATTGGTAGCGACCAGCAGactttgggaattcaggagagattGATTGCAGGATCACTAGCTGGAGCAATTGCACAGAGCACAATCTACCCAATGGAG GTGTTAAAGACAAGATTGGCACTGCGGAAAACTGGACAGTATTCAGGAATGCTCAACTGTGCAAAGCACATCTTTAAGAAGGAGGGAATTACTGCATTCTACAAAGGCTACATTCCCAATATGCTGGGCATCATCCCTTATGCTGGAATAGACCTGGCTATTTATGAG acTTTGAAGAATTCATGGTTGCAGCGCTACGCCATTGACAGTGCGGATCCTGGGGTCTTTGTTCTCTTGGCTTGTGGCACCATTTCGAGCACATGTGGACAGTTAGCCAGTTACCCATTAGCACTTGTCAGGACACGAATGCAGGCTCAAG cTACCACTGAAGGAGCACCTCAGCACACAATGGTTGGACTATTCAGGCACATTCTGAGCACAGAAGGAGCAATTGGACTGTACAGGGGTTTAGCACCAAATTTCATGAAAGTTATTCCTGCTGTCAGCATTAGCTATGTGGTGTACGAAAATCTGAAAATGACACTCGGAGTCACATCACGATGA